Proteins co-encoded in one Kiritimatiellia bacterium genomic window:
- a CDS encoding class I SAM-dependent methyltransferase encodes MNDPTPEPEAPAPDDWHLKLFEKSLLKQAKLAEIAQMIGAKVPVNQTWLDLGGDNGVISYHLRRLGGTWHSADLDEKTVESIRRLVGDRVSLLQDGKLPYGDGQFDGVVIIDMLEHVPDDAGLIAECHRVLKPAGRLLVNVPHLKKRSILRPVRRLLGLTDEAHGHLRPGYSEPALFDLLKDGFDVQEARTYSRFFVESLDTGIQLAVRRMNRGQDPGRKGNVIDEQDFRKMEKAFRRYSRLYPVFQFAAGMDTLLGFTKGYNLIVRARRRPWRPRRTPVLADGRSIAEAALGGKIGTAAPF; translated from the coding sequence ATGAACGATCCGACGCCAGAACCCGAAGCCCCGGCCCCGGACGACTGGCATCTCAAGCTGTTCGAAAAGTCGCTGCTGAAACAGGCCAAGCTGGCCGAGATCGCCCAGATGATCGGCGCCAAGGTGCCGGTCAACCAGACCTGGCTGGACCTCGGCGGCGACAACGGGGTCATCAGCTACCACCTCCGCCGCCTCGGCGGAACCTGGCACAGCGCGGACCTTGACGAGAAAACCGTGGAGTCGATCCGCCGCCTCGTCGGCGACCGCGTCAGCCTGCTCCAGGACGGCAAGCTGCCGTACGGGGACGGCCAGTTCGACGGCGTCGTGATCATCGACATGCTGGAGCACGTGCCGGACGACGCCGGGCTCATCGCCGAGTGCCACCGCGTGCTCAAGCCCGCGGGCCGGCTCCTGGTCAACGTGCCCCACCTGAAAAAGCGCTCGATCCTCCGCCCCGTCCGCCGCCTGCTGGGCCTGACGGACGAGGCCCACGGCCATCTTCGGCCCGGCTACAGCGAGCCCGCCCTGTTCGACCTGCTCAAGGACGGCTTCGACGTGCAGGAGGCGCGCACGTACAGCCGATTCTTCGTCGAGTCGCTCGACACGGGGATCCAGTTGGCCGTGCGGCGGATGAACCGCGGGCAGGATCCCGGGCGGAAAGGCAACGTGATCGACGAGCAGGATTTCCGCAAGATGGAGAAGGCCTTTCGCCGGTACTCGCGGCTCTACCCGGTCTTCCAGTTCGCCGCCGGGATGGACACGCTCCTCGGGTTCACCAAGGGCTACAACCTCATCGTCCGGGCGCGCCGCCGCCCCTGGCGTCCGCGGCGCACCCCCGTCCTCGCGGATGGCCGCTCGATCGCCGAGGCCGCCCTCGGCGGCAAGATCGGGACCGCCGCGCCGTTCTGA